One window of Medicago truncatula cultivar Jemalong A17 chromosome 2, MtrunA17r5.0-ANR, whole genome shotgun sequence genomic DNA carries:
- the LOC11410784 gene encoding 1-aminocyclopropane-1-carboxylate oxidase homolog 1 isoform X3, producing the protein MGYATTDETENKSDRLQELKAFDETKAGVKGLVDQGILKIPALFHHPPDKYGKSTNSTNTEHIIPVIDFLNIGKDPNTRQEIITKIKEASETWGFFQVVNHGIPINVLEDMKDGVIRFFEQDTEVKKEMYTRDQTRPLVYNSNFDLYSSPALNWRDTLALKMAPNAPKPEDLPVVCRDIFLEYGEHVMKLGIVLFELLSEALGLHPNHLKDLDCSEGNLLLCHYYPACPEPHLTMGTAKHSDSSFLTVLLQDHIGGLQVLHKGKWIDVPPIPEALVINIGDVLQLITNDRFKSVEHRVLANTIGPRVSVASFFRAGPRAQEKLYGPIKEILSEDNPPRYRETTFTDFVAYYNAKGLDGISALEHFKL; encoded by the exons ATGGGGTATGCTACTACAGATGAAACTGAAAACAAGTCTGATAGGCTACAAGAGCTCAAAGCATTTGATGAAACAAAAGCTGGTGTTAAAGGCCTTGTTGATCAAGGTATTCTCAAAATCCCTGCCTTATTTCATCACCCACCTGATAAATATGGGAAATCCACAAATTCAACCAACACAGAACACATTATTCCTGTTATAGACTTTCTAAATATTGGTAAAGATCCAAATACAAGGCAAGAAATTATAACCAAAATAAAGGAAGCATCTGAGACATGGGGTTTCTTTCAAGTGGTTAATCATGGTATTCCTATAAATGTTCTTGAGGATATGAAAGATGGAGTGATTAGATTCTTTGAACAAGATACTGAAGTGAAGAAAGAGATGTATACTAGAGATCAAACAAGGCCATTGgtttataatagtaattttgATTTGTATAGTTCACCAGCGCTTAATTGGAGGGATACTTTGGCATTGAAGATGGCTCCTAATGCTCCAAAACCAGAAGATTTGCCAGTAGTATGCAG AGATATATTTCTGGAATATGGAGAACATGTAATGAAACTTGGAATTGTACTCTTTGAATTACTATCAGAAGCACTTGGATTGCATCCAAACCATTTAAAAGACTTAGATTGTTCTGAGGGGAATTTGTTACTTTGCCATTACTATCCTGCTTGTCCTGAACCACATTTAACGATGGGAACCGCCAAACATTCTGATAGTAGTTTCCTCACAGTGCTTCTTCAAGACCATATTGGTGGCCTTCAAGTTCTTCACAAGGGAAAGTGGATTGATGTACCACCAATACCTGAGGCTCTTGTTATTAATATTGGTGATGTTCTGCAG CTTATAACAAATGACAGATTCAAGAGTGTTGAGCACAGAGTACTAGCAAATACTATTGGTCCAAGAGTATCTGTTGCATCTTTTTTCAGGGCAGGTCCTAGAGCACAAGAAAAGCTCTATGGACctataaaagaaattttatcaGAAGACAACCCTCCAAGATATAGAGAAACCACTTTTACAGATTTTGTAGCCTACTACAATGCAAAAGGGCTTGATGGCATCTCAGCTCTTGAACATTTCAAGCTTTGA
- the LOC25487009 gene encoding putative carbonic anhydrase 2 — MKIKPFIYMFFICALILNSIVVIESSKFGAREESKTNTGIDGLTDSEGRRQNGGGNGRGAKGEGERNGSVKDNGGRTDNKRSGRIGEGWHLRGPIDSGGGFNSKNKNGGRTRRGRLP; from the exons ATGAAAATTAAACCTTTTATCTACATGTTCTTTATTTGTGCCCTAATTCTTAACTCTATTGTGGTAATCGAGTCATCCAAAT TTGGTGCAAGAGAAGAATCCAAAACAAATACTGGAATAGATGGTTTGACAGATTCAGAAGGAAGACGACAAAATGGTGGTGGAAATGGCAGGGGTGCAAAAGGAGAAGGTGAACGCAATGGAAGTGTAAAAGACAACGGAGGTCGAACGGATAACAAAAGAAGTGGTCGCATTGGTGAAGGTTGGCATTTAAGAGGTCCAATAGATTCAGGAGGTGGCTTTaacagtaaaaataaaaatggaggGCGTACCCGTAGAGGACGACTTCCATGA